TAAAATCAGGACATACCAATGTCTTTAAGCAAAACAGCTTTTTAAGCTGTTGAAAATATGTTATTCTGATATTTAGAGAGTATTATCAGCAGGTATTTTTCACAAATAAAGATGAAACGGAGGTGCACTATTATGCTTCAAAACAATACATTATCAGACAAAAATGAGTTGCCCAGCGAAAATCAGCTTGTATATATTGCCAGATCTCTTGATGATAAAGGCTGTCTTAAGAGCATTCACAAAAATAATCTTATTGAAATAGCATATATCATTTCCGGTACGGGAAGATATATGGCAGGGAAAAATAATTACGAGGTATCAAAAGGTGATTTATTTATTATCGATTATGATATTCCCTGTGGTTTTTCAGATTATGAAACCCTTGATATATATACATGCGCATTCAGACCGGAGTTTATTAGCACCTGGCTGTTTTTAGACAAACAGTTCAAGGATACGGCCATGTTTTTTCTGTTTAAGTCTCTGTTCCCTGAGACTTATAAGCCGGATGTCGATTTAAAGCTTGGTGGAATCGGCTTTCTTAAGATAAAAGACATATTTGACAGGATGTACGATGAATATAAAAACAGAGAAGGGGGCTATATAGACCTTATAAGGACATATTTAATCGAGCTTATCATTAACATATTCAGATACGTTGAGCACGGCAATAAAAGATTCTGCTTGTCTAATAGTTACAAACTTGTAAATAAGGCCATAAAATATATGAATGA
This window of the Clostridiales bacterium genome carries:
- a CDS encoding AraC family transcriptional regulator, with product MLQNNTLSDKNELPSENQLVYIARSLDDKGCLKSIHKNNLIEIAYIISGTGRYMAGKNNYEVSKGDLFIIDYDIPCGFSDYETLDIYTCAFRPEFISTWLFLDKQFKDTAMFFLFKSLFPETYKPDVDLKLGGIGFLKIKDIFDRMYDEYKNREGGYIDLIRTYLIELIINIFRYVEHGNKRFCLSNSYKLVNKAIKYMNENSSSKITLEDMAAKSFLIKNYLVSHFKEVTGIDFYYYIQKLRVEEACRLLTETNMKILDIALQVGFEDEKSFYKIFKKIKGIAPGKYRKK